Proteins from a single region of Streptomyces glaucescens:
- a CDS encoding DUF5667 domain-containing protein, producing MIANVSAHRRANAFAQALEEQPDRDTADEQPEAPAPAAGEPAEQGRLLALATSLGELPKPELDPEVKVVQRAQLVAAMEAMLQEGGEADRSVPEQRRARGAHRATTPLGKFRPRTRLAKGLTAGGLSVGVAAGAFGGVAAASSDALPGDSLYGLKRGIEDFKLGLADEDDERGEMYLDQASTRLSEARRLMERGRGGHLDHESLGEIRRALSGMRHDASEGHRLLSAAYERDPESLGPIQALSAFSRSHRDAWGALRERLPLQLGDVSEQVSSVFDAIDQEVAPLQSLLPQPPAKGGDTGDGQRGPGAGESHGSSGTGRPTAPSTGGTTDTGPSDGSGRPSQPAESGSDSDGLLGGNTGGLLDPPPQNTGPASPPQSVTPTPEPDVTLPPLLPGLLPGLGIEAQDAE from the coding sequence GTGATCGCGAACGTATCGGCGCACCGGCGGGCGAACGCCTTCGCCCAGGCTCTGGAGGAGCAGCCCGACCGGGACACGGCGGACGAGCAGCCCGAGGCACCCGCCCCGGCTGCCGGCGAACCCGCCGAGCAGGGCCGGCTGCTGGCCCTCGCGACCAGTCTCGGCGAGCTGCCCAAACCCGAGCTGGACCCCGAGGTCAAGGTCGTCCAGCGGGCCCAGTTGGTGGCCGCGATGGAGGCCATGCTGCAGGAGGGCGGCGAGGCGGACCGTTCGGTGCCCGAGCAGCGTCGCGCCCGGGGCGCACACCGGGCGACGACCCCACTGGGAAAGTTCCGGCCGCGCACCCGGCTGGCCAAGGGCCTCACCGCCGGCGGCCTCAGCGTGGGTGTGGCCGCCGGGGCCTTCGGTGGAGTCGCGGCTGCCAGCTCGGACGCCCTGCCGGGTGATTCGCTCTACGGCCTCAAACGCGGCATCGAGGACTTCAAGCTGGGCCTCGCCGACGAGGACGACGAGCGCGGCGAGATGTACCTCGACCAGGCCTCCACCCGCCTGAGCGAAGCACGTCGGCTGATGGAACGCGGTCGCGGCGGCCACCTCGACCACGAGTCCCTCGGCGAGATCCGCCGCGCCCTGTCCGGGATGCGGCACGACGCCTCGGAAGGCCACCGGCTGCTCAGCGCGGCCTACGAGCGCGACCCCGAGTCCCTGGGGCCCATCCAGGCGCTCTCCGCCTTCTCCCGCTCCCACCGTGACGCCTGGGGCGCCCTGCGCGAGCGGCTGCCGCTCCAGCTCGGGGACGTCAGCGAACAGGTGTCGTCGGTCTTCGACGCCATAGACCAGGAGGTCGCCCCGCTGCAGTCCCTGCTGCCCCAGCCCCCGGCCAAGGGCGGCGACACGGGCGACGGGCAGCGGGGCCCGGGTGCCGGCGAGTCCCACGGATCCTCCGGCACCGGCCGTCCCACCGCGCCCAGCACCGGCGGCACCACCGACACCGGGCCCTCGGACGGCTCCGGCCGCCCCAGCCAGCCGGCGGAGTCCGGCAGCGACAGCGACGGCCTGCTCGGCGGCAACACGGGCGGCCTGCTCGACCCGCCGCCGCAGAACACCGGTCCCGCCTCCCCGCCCCAGAGCGTGACGCCGACCCCCGAGCCCGACGTCACCCTCCCGCCCCTCCTGCCCGGCCTCCTGCCCGGCCTGGGCATCGAGGCGCAGGACGCGGAGTAA
- a CDS encoding HAD family hydrolase codes for MAALGWLTPRRRSATARSVLAGEASAEAARKSAEVSPEPPFPVPGDEQAAAFFDLDNTVMQGAALFHFGRGLYKRKFFETRDLARFAWQQAWFRLAGVEDPEHMQDARDSALSIVKGHRVAELRTIGEEIYDEYMAERIWPGTRALAQAHLDAGQRVWLVTAAPVEIAQVIARRLGLTGALGTVAESVDGVYTGKLVGEPLHGPAKAEAVRALAVAEGLDLSRCAAYSDSHNDIPMLSLVGHPYAINPDSKLRRHAREMDWRLRDYRTGRKAARVGIPAAAGVGAVAGGTAAAIALHRRRR; via the coding sequence ATGGCCGCTCTCGGATGGCTCACCCCCCGCAGGCGCTCCGCCACGGCGCGGAGCGTGTTGGCAGGCGAGGCCTCGGCGGAGGCCGCCCGCAAGTCCGCCGAGGTCTCCCCGGAACCGCCCTTCCCGGTGCCCGGCGACGAACAGGCCGCCGCCTTCTTCGACCTGGACAACACCGTCATGCAGGGCGCCGCACTGTTCCACTTCGGCCGGGGCCTGTACAAGCGCAAGTTCTTCGAGACCCGCGACCTCGCCCGGTTCGCCTGGCAGCAGGCGTGGTTCCGGCTCGCAGGCGTCGAGGACCCCGAGCACATGCAGGACGCCCGCGACTCGGCGCTCTCCATCGTCAAGGGCCACCGCGTCGCCGAGCTGCGGACGATCGGCGAGGAGATCTACGACGAGTACATGGCCGAGCGGATCTGGCCGGGCACCCGGGCGCTCGCCCAGGCCCACCTGGACGCCGGCCAGCGGGTGTGGCTGGTCACCGCCGCCCCCGTGGAGATCGCCCAGGTGATCGCCCGCCGCCTGGGCCTGACCGGCGCGCTGGGCACCGTCGCCGAGTCCGTCGACGGCGTCTACACCGGGAAGCTGGTCGGCGAGCCCCTGCACGGCCCCGCCAAGGCGGAGGCGGTGCGCGCGCTGGCCGTCGCCGAGGGCCTCGACCTGTCCCGCTGCGCCGCGTACAGCGACTCGCACAACGACATCCCCATGCTCTCGCTCGTCGGCCACCCGTACGCGATCAACCCCGACAGCAAACTGCGCAGGCACGCCCGCGAGATGGACTGGCGGCTGCGCGACTACCGCACCGGCCGCAAGGCGGCCAGGGTCGGCATCCCCGCCGCGGCGGGCGTCGGCGCGGTCGCGGGCGGCACGGCCGCGGCCATCGCCCTGCACCGCCGCCGCCGCTGA
- a CDS encoding ECF subfamily RNA polymerase sigma factor, BldN family produces the protein MYPHVGVDASGLATLRATVQGLLRDFVPTAYAVPAFASAAPVGPCYALAEGGAAVGRRGRSTGAATARRPAADSDSARMMDLVERAQSGEAEAFGRLYDQYSDTVYRYIYYRVGGKATAEDLTSETFLRALRRIGTFTWQGRDFGAWLVTIARNLVADHFKSSRFRLEVTTGEMLDANEVERSPEESVLESLSNAALLDAVRRLNPQQQECVTLRFLQGLSVAETARVMGKNEGAIKTLQYRAVRTLARLLPDDAR, from the coding sequence GTGTACCCACACGTCGGGGTTGACGCCTCGGGCCTGGCTACGCTGCGCGCGACGGTCCAAGGACTGCTGCGCGACTTCGTCCCCACCGCGTACGCCGTCCCCGCCTTCGCCTCCGCCGCGCCCGTCGGCCCGTGCTACGCACTGGCCGAAGGCGGCGCCGCGGTCGGCAGACGAGGACGTTCCACGGGCGCCGCCACCGCGCGCCGCCCGGCCGCCGACAGCGACAGCGCCCGCATGATGGACCTCGTCGAGCGCGCCCAGTCCGGCGAGGCGGAGGCGTTCGGCCGCCTCTACGACCAGTACAGCGACACCGTCTACCGGTACATCTACTACCGCGTGGGGGGCAAGGCGACCGCCGAGGACCTGACCAGCGAGACCTTTCTGCGCGCCCTGCGCCGCATCGGCACCTTCACCTGGCAGGGCCGCGACTTCGGCGCCTGGCTGGTCACGATCGCCCGCAACCTGGTCGCCGACCACTTCAAGTCGAGCCGCTTCCGGCTCGAAGTGACCACCGGCGAGATGCTCGACGCCAACGAGGTCGAGCGCTCCCCCGAGGAGTCCGTCCTCGAGTCCCTCTCCAACGCCGCCCTCCTCGACGCCGTACGGCGGCTCAACCCCCAGCAGCAGGAGTGCGTGACGCTCCGCTTCCTCCAGGGCCTCTCGGTGGCCGAGACCGCCCGCGTCATGGGCAAGAACGAGGGCGCCATCAAGACCCTCCAGTACCGCGCCGTACGCACCCTCGCCCGGCTCCTCCCGGACGACGCGCGCTGA